The following proteins are encoded in a genomic region of Molothrus aeneus isolate 106 chromosome 14, BPBGC_Maene_1.0, whole genome shotgun sequence:
- the LOC136562794 gene encoding glycine-rich protein 1-like — protein sequence MRDARRAGVRRARDWGYSQGVRMDGCKGDEGRERRGADTAEPPDGGRTRTGRALAGAQLGPALSDSAAAHSQRGARDVRAGGPMGPGRRGRGAPSAGSGRGCSGGTARGGTARLGTARLGSARHGTARHGTDGECSRAPPARLQLGQTRGARPAAGRAPARPEQHPTRGGEGGTPTGPGGSTGPGPALLSAAEQACPRGSRGRGAAGRARSRAGAEPGALGAGGTRGTCPSGALLPPLPAPRGDEKALV from the coding sequence ATGCGGGATGCTCGCCGGGCAGGAGTGAGGCGTGCGCGGGACTGGGGATACTCGCAGGGggtgaggatggatggatgcaagGGGGATGAAGGCAGGGAACGGCGAGGGGCAGACACAGCAGAACCGCCCGACGGCGGCAGGACGAGGACGGGGCGTGCCCTCGCCGGAGCTCAGCTCGGCCCGGCCCTGAGTGACTCCGCGGCCGCCCACTCGCAGCGCGGGGCCCGTGATGTGCGGGCGGGCGGCCCAatggggccggggcggcggggccggggcgcgcCGAGCGCGGGCAGCGGGCGGGGCTGCAGCGGCGGGACGGCTCGGGGcggcacggcacggctcggcacggcacggctcggctcggcacggcacggcacggcacggcacggcacggacGGTGAGTGCTCCCGGGCTCCTCCAGCGCGCCTCCAACTCGGGCAAACTCGCGGCGCTCGCCCCGCCGCTGGACGGGCGCCAGCCCGCCCGGAGCAGCATCCCACCCGCGGCGGCGAGGGGGGCACACCGACCGGCCCCGGCGGCTCcaccgggcccggcccggccctgctcTCCGCTGCCGAGCAGGCGTGTccccggggctcccggggcCGTGGGGCGGCAGGGCGGGCGCGGAGCCGGGCGGGCGCGGAGCCCGGAGCGCTCGGTGCCGGCGGGACGCGGGGGACGTGTCCTTCGGGcgcgctgctgccgccgctcccAGCTCCCCGCGGCGATGAAAAGGCACTTGTCTGA